In Dermacentor variabilis isolate Ectoservices chromosome 7, ASM5094787v1, whole genome shotgun sequence, a genomic segment contains:
- the LOC142588659 gene encoding uncharacterized protein LOC142588659 produces the protein MARSLQRDRAGEPTRTMFGGSVYILGGHSAAKQSNIIGYLLTFDPDVWMYLAFSMLLLSFISSLIMVALRRIREMNGRFLSIWNDYLQMFFENMFCEASPETPRETPIRILVGVWWIAVVVLMNAFAGQMRACLLVKSEVPKIKTVQEVANRAATAGLVPYGLANNEAAWFIQHSSRPDYQKLFAMMKRHGSLIDRLYAFSDKMLMEVSTGKAVIIHVETILRIGVSAFCKKKQVGEFYFADETINTWRFVLYVSDKLPQPLKQRIDQFVARYDESGLTPHHLEYTLPSIDHCAVLEEDGVLRFSDTYSIFWMWGACCLLSLTVFTLELLVARCERHS, from the exons ATGGCTCGGAGTCTGCAGCGAGATAGGGCTGGTGAGCCGACTCGGACCATGTTCGGCGGTTCTGTGTACATACTTGGAGGACACAGCGCTGCCAAGCAGAGCAACATTATTGGCTACTTGCTGACTTTTGACCCAGAT GTGTGGATGTATCTTGCTTTCTCCATGCTCTTACTCTCATTTATCTCGTCGCTCATCATGGTCGCCTTGCGTCGTATCAGAGAAATGAACGGAAGATTTTTGAGTATTTGGAACGACTACTTACAAATGTTTTTCGAAAACATGTTCTGCGAAG CGTCGCCGGAGACTCCTAGGGAAACCCCTATCCGTATTTTGGTTGGTGTGTGGTGGATTGCGGTGGTggttttaatgaacgccttcgctGGCCAGATGAGGGCTTGCCTCTTGGTCAAGTCGGAGGTGCCAAAGATCAAGACGGTGCAGGAAGTCGCCAACAGGGCGGCCACTGCAGGTTTGGTGCCTTACGGGCTTGCTAACAACGAGGCGGCCTGGTTTATACAG CACAGCAGCCGTCCGGACTACCAAAAATTATTTGCCATGATGAAGCGCCATGGAAGTCTCATCGATCGACTGTACGCATTCAGTGACAAGATGCTCATGGAAGTGTCCACGGGCAAGGCGGTCATAATTCACGTGGAAACGATCCTACGAATCGGG GTGTCGGCATTCTGCAAGAAAAAACAGGTGGGAGAGTTCTACTTTGCTGATGAAACAATAAACACGTGGCGGTTTGTCCTCTACGTGAGTGATAAGCTGCCGCAGCCATTGAAGCAACGCATTGACCAGTT TGTCGCACGTTACGACGAAAGCGGCCTCACACCTCACCACCTGGAGTATACCCTCCCGTCAATCGACCACTGCGCAGTGCTCGAAGAAGATGGCGTTCTGCGCTTCAGTGACACCTACTCGATCTTCTGGATGTGGGGCGCTTGCTGCCTGCTCTCGCTCACCGTGTTCACGCTGGAGCTATTGGTAGCACGCTGCGAGCGCCATTCTTAA